One genomic segment of Amycolatopsis sp. Hca4 includes these proteins:
- a CDS encoding sugar ABC transporter ATP-binding protein, translating to MTGIRKEFPGVLALDGVDFRLFPGEVHALMGENGAGKSTLIKVLTGVYGVDAGTITLAGTAVSFGGPGEAQQAGISTVYQEVNLCPNLSVAENVCLGREPRRFGRIQWGPMRRRAEELLARLDVHVDVSAELSTCSIAVQQLVAIARALDVDARVLVLDEPTSSLDTGEVEQLLKVVRSLRESGMAILFVSHFIDQVFAIADRMTVLRNGKLIGEYKTVDITPVELVTRMIGKELQVLEDLEDSGPSRAEVAGAPVLLAAEGLGRKGGVEPFDLAIHQGEVVGLAGLLGSGRTELARLLFGADHADSGSVQVDGATTSLRTPRAGLDHKIAFLSENRKAEGLVEELTVRENIVLALQASRGWARPLSRRRQDEIAEKYIKALDIRPANPEALVGNLSGGNQQKVLLARWLITEPRLLILDEPTRGIDIGAKTEIQRLVTQLSGDGMAVVYISAELEEVLRLSHRVVVLRDRKVVAERENQALTADDIMATMAEGVQA from the coding sequence ATGACCGGGATCCGCAAGGAGTTCCCCGGCGTCCTCGCCCTCGACGGCGTCGACTTCCGCCTGTTCCCGGGCGAGGTCCACGCGCTGATGGGGGAGAACGGCGCCGGCAAGTCCACCCTGATCAAGGTGCTGACCGGGGTCTACGGCGTGGACGCGGGCACCATCACCCTCGCCGGGACCGCCGTCTCCTTCGGCGGGCCCGGCGAGGCCCAGCAGGCCGGCATCAGCACGGTCTACCAGGAAGTCAACCTCTGCCCGAACCTGTCGGTGGCGGAAAACGTCTGCCTCGGCCGGGAACCCCGCCGCTTCGGCCGCATCCAGTGGGGCCCGATGCGGCGGCGGGCCGAGGAACTGCTGGCCCGGCTGGACGTCCACGTCGACGTCTCGGCCGAGCTGTCCACCTGCTCCATCGCGGTGCAGCAGCTGGTGGCGATCGCCCGCGCGCTCGACGTCGACGCGCGGGTGCTCGTCCTCGACGAACCGACGTCCAGTTTGGACACCGGCGAGGTCGAGCAGCTGCTGAAGGTCGTCCGGTCCCTGCGCGAGAGCGGGATGGCGATCCTGTTCGTCTCCCACTTCATCGACCAGGTCTTCGCCATCGCCGACCGGATGACCGTGCTGCGCAACGGAAAGCTCATCGGCGAGTACAAGACCGTCGACATCACCCCGGTCGAGCTGGTCACCCGGATGATCGGCAAGGAGCTCCAGGTCCTCGAGGACCTGGAGGACTCCGGCCCCAGCCGCGCCGAAGTGGCCGGCGCTCCCGTGCTGCTGGCCGCCGAAGGCCTCGGCCGCAAGGGTGGCGTCGAGCCGTTCGACCTCGCCATCCACCAGGGCGAGGTGGTCGGGCTGGCCGGCCTCCTCGGCTCCGGCCGCACCGAACTCGCCCGGCTGCTCTTCGGCGCCGACCACGCCGACAGCGGCTCGGTGCAGGTCGACGGCGCGACGACTTCGCTGCGGACCCCGCGGGCCGGGCTCGACCACAAGATCGCGTTCCTCTCGGAGAACCGCAAGGCCGAAGGCCTGGTCGAGGAACTGACCGTCCGCGAGAACATCGTGCTGGCGCTGCAGGCCTCCCGCGGCTGGGCACGGCCGCTGTCGCGCCGCCGCCAGGACGAAATCGCCGAGAAGTACATCAAGGCACTCGACATCCGGCCCGCCAACCCGGAAGCCCTGGTGGGCAACCTCTCCGGCGGCAACCAGCAGAAGGTGCTGCTGGCCCGCTGGCTCATCACCGAACCGCGGCTGCTGATCCTCGACGAGCCCACCCGCGGCATCGACATCGGCGCCAAGACGGAGATCCAGCGGCTGGTCACCCAGCTCTCGGGTGACGGCATGGCCGTCGTGTACATCTCCGCCGAACTCGAAGAGGTCCTGCGGCTGAGCCACCGGGTCGTGGTGCTGCGGGACCGCAAGGTCGTGGCGGAGCGGGAAAACCAGGCGCTCACCGCGGACGACATCATGGCCACGATGGCCGAGGGGGTGCAGGCATGA
- a CDS encoding ABC transporter substrate-binding protein — MNVLKKRWAAAAAAAAGLVLLTACGSGGSSGGSGGAITLGFAQVGAESGWRTANTKSIQESAKTAGIELKFSDAQQKQENQISAIRSYIQQKVKVIAFSPVVESGWDTVLKEAKNANIPVILTDRAIDSPDKSLYKTFLGSDFIAEGKKAGEWLTKEFGSATGQVNIVELQGTTGSAPANDRKKGFADVIAADPKYKIVASQTGEFTRAKGKEVMEAFLKSQPKIDVLYAHNDDMALGAIEAIEAAGKVPGKDIKIVSVDGVKDALTALADGKINHVVECNPLLGPQLMDLVKKVAAGEQVPARIETQETEFDQASAKAALPQRQY, encoded by the coding sequence GTGAACGTGCTGAAGAAGCGATGGGCCGCCGCGGCGGCCGCGGCGGCCGGACTCGTGCTGCTCACCGCCTGCGGGAGTGGCGGTTCGTCCGGCGGTTCGGGCGGGGCGATCACGCTCGGCTTCGCCCAGGTCGGCGCCGAGAGCGGCTGGCGGACGGCGAACACCAAGTCCATCCAGGAATCGGCGAAGACCGCCGGGATCGAGCTGAAGTTCTCCGACGCGCAGCAGAAGCAGGAGAACCAGATCTCCGCGATCCGCTCGTACATCCAGCAGAAGGTCAAGGTCATCGCCTTCTCGCCGGTCGTCGAGTCCGGCTGGGACACCGTCCTCAAGGAGGCGAAGAACGCCAACATCCCGGTCATCCTGACCGACCGCGCGATCGACTCGCCGGACAAGTCGCTCTACAAGACCTTCCTCGGCTCCGACTTCATCGCCGAGGGCAAGAAGGCGGGGGAGTGGCTGACCAAGGAGTTCGGCAGCGCCACCGGCCAGGTCAACATCGTCGAGCTGCAGGGCACCACCGGCTCGGCGCCGGCCAACGACCGCAAGAAGGGCTTCGCGGACGTCATCGCGGCGGACCCGAAGTACAAGATCGTCGCGTCGCAGACCGGTGAGTTCACCCGCGCCAAGGGCAAGGAGGTCATGGAGGCCTTCCTGAAGTCCCAGCCGAAGATCGACGTCCTCTACGCCCACAACGACGACATGGCCCTCGGCGCCATCGAGGCCATCGAAGCCGCCGGCAAGGTCCCGGGCAAGGACATCAAGATCGTCTCGGTCGACGGCGTGAAGGACGCGCTGACGGCGCTGGCCGACGGCAAGATCAACCACGTCGTCGAATGCAACCCGCTGCTCGGCCCGCAGCTGATGGACCTGGTCAAGAAGGTCGCCGCCGGCGAGCAGGTGCCCGCCCGCATCGAGACCCAGGAGACCGAGTTCGACCAGGCGTCGGCCAAGGCCGCGCTGCCGCAGCGGCAGTACTGA
- a CDS encoding LacI family DNA-binding transcriptional regulator, producing the protein MAERPRSGGPLKATSAGTRQPSLTDVAGVAGVSHMTVSRVINGTGPVRPETRARVLAAIEELGYRPNSAARALVTGRTGTLGVVALESNLYGPASTLYGIENAAREAGYAITISSVSRPGRSSIADAVENLRRQAVEGVIVIAPHVSAGRALEAAPADFPVVAVGGGEAAPVPVISVDQRDGARRATEHLLALGHRTVWHIAGPEDWLEARDRELGWRETLERHGVGAPRVIRGDWSSRSGYEAGRSLAGEKDLDAVFAGNDQMALGLLRAFAEAGISVPRDVRVAGFDDVPEAAYFTPPLTTVRQDFIEVGRRTFGLLAGRMDGGDRRARALVVPELIVRESTGPR; encoded by the coding sequence GTGGCCGAACGACCCCGCTCCGGCGGCCCCCTGAAGGCCACTTCGGCCGGGACGCGGCAGCCCAGCCTGACCGACGTCGCGGGCGTGGCCGGCGTGTCCCACATGACCGTGTCCCGGGTGATCAACGGGACCGGTCCGGTGCGCCCCGAGACCCGGGCCCGGGTGCTCGCGGCCATCGAAGAACTGGGCTACCGGCCCAATTCCGCGGCCCGCGCGCTGGTCACCGGGCGGACCGGCACGCTCGGCGTCGTCGCACTCGAGTCCAATCTGTACGGTCCGGCCAGCACGCTGTACGGCATCGAGAACGCCGCCCGGGAAGCCGGGTACGCGATCACGATCTCGAGCGTCAGCCGCCCCGGCCGGTCGTCGATCGCCGACGCGGTGGAGAACCTGCGCCGCCAGGCGGTCGAGGGCGTCATCGTGATCGCGCCGCACGTCAGCGCGGGGCGGGCGCTGGAAGCCGCGCCCGCGGACTTCCCGGTCGTCGCGGTCGGCGGCGGGGAGGCGGCACCGGTGCCGGTCATCTCCGTCGACCAGCGCGACGGCGCCCGCCGCGCCACCGAGCACCTGCTGGCGCTGGGCCACCGCACGGTGTGGCACATCGCCGGGCCGGAAGACTGGCTGGAAGCCCGCGACCGCGAGCTCGGCTGGCGGGAAACCCTGGAACGCCACGGCGTCGGGGCCCCGCGGGTGATCCGCGGCGACTGGAGTTCGCGGTCGGGGTACGAGGCGGGGCGATCCCTCGCCGGGGAAAAGGATCTGGACGCCGTCTTCGCCGGCAACGACCAGATGGCACTGGGCCTGCTGCGCGCCTTCGCCGAAGCGGGCATCTCGGTGCCGCGGGACGTGCGCGTGGCGGGCTTCGACGACGTCCCCGAGGCGGCGTACTTCACGCCGCCGCTGACGACGGTGCGCCAGGACTTCATCGAAGTCGGACGGCGTACGTTCGGCCTGCTGGCCGGGCGGATGGACGGAGGCGACCGGCGCGCGCGCGCCCTGGTCGTCCCCGAGTTGATCGTGCGCGAGAGCACCGGACCGCGGTAG
- a CDS encoding endonuclease/exonuclease/phosphatase family protein, translated as MTATTELPVVPAGPRRWAGTWRRGRVIAAFAVLTALLLLAHPLVPNWPGNAGSLLETFLPWTGLLVLPLLAAALVRRSALALVVLLLPALAWGGMFGSRLFDRREPGGDLTIVSHNVNDENPDPAGTARALAASGAQVIALEELKRSEVPKYADALAAAYPYHEVEGTVGVWSSFPLRDTRPVAIMPWTRALQTTVDTPKGSVVVFVAHLPSVRVRLDAGFTANGRDAAMRLLADAVAAESAPRTVLVGDFNGTADDRALAPITGRLRAAQDVAGDGFGFSWPAGLPLARIDQIFVGGVRPVAAWTLPATGSDHLPVAATIAF; from the coding sequence ATGACGGCCACGACCGAGCTGCCGGTGGTCCCGGCCGGGCCGCGCCGGTGGGCCGGGACCTGGCGCCGCGGGCGGGTCATCGCCGCCTTCGCCGTCCTGACGGCCCTGCTGCTCCTCGCGCACCCGCTGGTGCCCAACTGGCCGGGCAACGCCGGCAGCCTGCTGGAGACGTTCCTGCCCTGGACCGGTCTGCTCGTCCTGCCGCTGCTGGCCGCGGCGCTGGTCCGCCGCTCGGCGCTCGCCCTCGTCGTCCTCCTGCTGCCCGCACTGGCCTGGGGCGGGATGTTCGGCAGCCGGCTGTTCGACCGGCGCGAGCCCGGCGGGGACCTCACGATCGTCTCGCACAACGTCAACGACGAGAACCCGGACCCCGCGGGCACCGCGCGGGCCCTGGCCGCTTCGGGTGCGCAGGTGATCGCGCTCGAGGAGCTGAAGAGGTCCGAGGTGCCGAAGTACGCGGACGCCCTCGCCGCGGCCTACCCGTACCACGAGGTCGAGGGCACGGTCGGAGTCTGGAGCAGCTTCCCGCTGCGGGACACCCGGCCGGTGGCGATCATGCCGTGGACTCGCGCGCTGCAGACCACAGTGGACACTCCGAAGGGGTCGGTGGTGGTGTTCGTCGCGCACCTGCCGTCGGTCCGCGTGCGGCTCGACGCGGGGTTCACCGCGAACGGCCGCGACGCGGCGATGCGGCTGCTCGCCGACGCCGTCGCCGCGGAATCCGCGCCGCGGACCGTGCTCGTCGGCGATTTCAACGGCACGGCGGACGATCGTGCGCTCGCGCCGATCACCGGCAGGCTGCGAGCCGCGCAGGACGTGGCCGGCGACGGCTTCGGCTTCAGCTGGCCGGCCGGGCTGCCCCTGGCCCGCATCGACCAGATCTTCGTCGGCGGCGTGCGGCCGGTGGCGGCCTGGACGCTGCCCGCGACCGGCAGCGACCACCTGCCCGTCGCCGCCACGATCGCGTTCTGA
- a CDS encoding D-alanyl-D-alanine carboxypeptidase family protein encodes MARTRIPPVTAGVAAAVAVGLAAACWVVFPPEIAGRALAGRPAVDLPLPWPAEGQASAEVQNLGSLGSRGEQRPVPIASVTKVMTAYVVLKDHPLGPGESGPEITVDQQAEAESTSAEESSAPVRAGRRLSERDLLALMLVPSGNNVARLLARWDAGSQEAFVAKMNREAAALGMTSTTYTGASGVEDSTTSTATDQLRLAREVMKNPVVRAIVATPSLRIDGVPGAVVNTNTLLGRDGVIGLKTGSSTAAGGALMWAAQAGNGALILGVVLHQSPGGTPSAGLRAALENSAKLIAAIRRELPAATR; translated from the coding sequence ATGGCCCGTACCCGCATCCCGCCCGTCACCGCGGGGGTTGCCGCCGCGGTGGCCGTGGGGCTCGCCGCCGCCTGCTGGGTGGTCTTCCCGCCCGAGATCGCCGGGCGGGCGCTGGCCGGACGGCCCGCCGTCGACCTCCCGCTGCCGTGGCCCGCGGAGGGGCAAGCCAGCGCCGAGGTCCAGAACCTCGGGTCGCTCGGCAGCCGCGGTGAGCAGCGGCCGGTGCCGATCGCCAGCGTCACGAAGGTGATGACCGCCTACGTCGTGCTCAAGGACCACCCGCTCGGGCCCGGGGAGTCCGGTCCCGAAATCACCGTCGACCAGCAGGCCGAAGCCGAGTCCACCTCGGCCGAGGAGTCGAGCGCGCCGGTGCGGGCGGGACGGCGGCTGAGCGAGCGGGACCTGCTCGCCCTGATGCTCGTCCCCTCGGGGAACAACGTCGCCCGGCTGCTCGCCCGGTGGGACGCGGGCAGCCAGGAGGCCTTCGTCGCGAAGATGAACCGCGAGGCCGCGGCGCTGGGCATGACCAGCACGACCTACACCGGCGCCAGCGGGGTCGAGGACTCGACCACCAGCACCGCCACCGACCAGCTGCGGCTGGCCCGCGAGGTGATGAAGAACCCCGTCGTCCGCGCGATCGTCGCCACCCCGAGCCTGCGGATCGACGGTGTCCCGGGTGCGGTCGTCAACACGAACACCCTGCTCGGCCGCGACGGCGTGATCGGGTTGAAGACCGGCTCGTCGACCGCCGCCGGCGGGGCCCTGATGTGGGCCGCCCAGGCGGGCAACGGGGCCCTGATCCTCGGCGTCGTCCTCCACCAGAGCCCGGGTGGGACGCCGTCCGCCGGGCTGCGGGCCGCGCTCGAGAACAGCGCGAAGCTCATCGCCGCGATCCGGCGTGAGCTGCCGGCGGCCACCCGATGA
- a CDS encoding right-handed parallel beta-helix repeat-containing protein: MSPRSLSRSAVFRCAVGVPATIAVVVALGGPARAAGPARFVDVATAAQLRTALAGAVPGQAIRLAAGTYRGSFVTTKPGTAAEPITLSGPADAVLINDGPAGEAPGCPVPTAGWDSGYGLWLSGAPYWTLRGFTVQESKKGIVVDASPHTTIDGVTVHHIDEEAVHFRRSSADSVLENSTITHTGLVQPGYGEGVYLGSAGSNWGCHGNSGGADRGDRIQVLGNHIGPFIAAEPIDVKEGTSGGLIRGNTFDGRGITGENSADSWIDVKGTGYTIEGNTGTFAPPGTFANGYENHNPSTNPSFPNGCGNVWRANRSDLGGVGAYAIKISSVSKCAANPNVVYASNTVTNARSGLTNIPVTP; encoded by the coding sequence GTGTCCCCACGTTCGCTGTCCCGCAGCGCCGTTTTCCGCTGCGCTGTCGGTGTTCCCGCCACGATCGCCGTCGTCGTCGCCCTCGGCGGCCCGGCCCGGGCCGCGGGGCCTGCCCGGTTCGTCGACGTCGCCACGGCCGCCCAGCTCCGGACCGCACTGGCCGGCGCCGTCCCCGGGCAGGCGATCCGGCTCGCGGCCGGCACCTACCGCGGTTCGTTCGTCACCACGAAACCCGGCACGGCGGCCGAGCCGATCACCCTGTCCGGCCCGGCGGACGCCGTGCTGATCAACGACGGGCCCGCCGGCGAGGCGCCCGGCTGCCCGGTACCGACGGCAGGCTGGGACTCCGGCTACGGGCTGTGGCTCTCCGGTGCGCCGTACTGGACCCTGCGCGGGTTCACCGTGCAGGAGTCCAAGAAGGGCATCGTGGTGGACGCGTCCCCGCACACCACGATCGACGGTGTCACCGTGCACCACATCGACGAGGAGGCCGTGCACTTCCGCCGCTCGTCGGCCGACAGCGTGCTGGAGAACTCCACGATCACCCACACCGGCCTCGTGCAGCCCGGCTACGGCGAAGGCGTGTACCTCGGCTCGGCCGGCTCGAACTGGGGCTGCCACGGCAACTCCGGCGGCGCCGACCGCGGCGACCGGATCCAGGTGCTCGGCAACCACATCGGCCCGTTCATCGCGGCCGAGCCGATCGACGTCAAGGAGGGCACGTCCGGCGGCCTCATCCGCGGCAACACCTTCGACGGCCGCGGGATCACCGGCGAGAACTCGGCGGACTCCTGGATCGACGTCAAGGGCACCGGCTACACGATCGAAGGCAACACGGGCACCTTCGCCCCGCCCGGCACGTTCGCCAACGGCTACGAGAACCACAACCCGAGCACGAACCCCTCGTTCCCCAACGGCTGCGGGAACGTCTGGCGCGCCAACCGGTCCGACCTCGGCGGCGTGGGCGCCTACGCGATCAAGATCAGCTCGGTGTCGAAGTGCGCGGCGAACCCGAACGTCGTGTACGCCTCGAACACCGTCACGAACGCCCGCTCGGGGCTGACGAACATCCCGGTCACGCCGTGA
- a CDS encoding SDR family NAD(P)-dependent oxidoreductase, with the protein MRVDLSGKTALVTGSTQGIGAAIAAGLAAAGARVAINGRSETGVLKAIARLREQVPDAEFLPAPGDVSEEAGAAQVVEEVPDTDILVNNLGIFGPKEPLDITDAEWRHYFEVNVLAAVRLTRAYLPGMTDRGWGRIQYIASDSAIVIPAEMIHYGVSKTALLGVSRGFAKHAAGTGVTVNAVIAGPTHTGGVEDFVYELVDKDLPWDEAQREFMRKHRPQSLLQRLIEPEEIAHMVVYLSSPFASATTGAAVRVDGGYVDAIVP; encoded by the coding sequence ATGCGGGTCGACCTGAGCGGGAAGACGGCGCTGGTCACCGGCTCCACCCAGGGCATCGGCGCGGCGATCGCGGCGGGCCTGGCGGCGGCGGGCGCGCGGGTCGCGATCAACGGCCGCAGCGAGACCGGTGTCCTCAAGGCCATCGCGCGGCTGCGCGAGCAGGTGCCGGACGCGGAGTTCCTGCCGGCGCCGGGCGACGTCTCCGAGGAGGCGGGCGCGGCCCAGGTGGTCGAAGAGGTGCCGGACACCGACATCCTGGTCAACAACCTCGGCATCTTCGGCCCCAAGGAGCCACTCGACATCACCGACGCCGAGTGGCGGCACTACTTCGAGGTCAACGTCCTGGCCGCGGTCCGCCTCACCCGCGCCTACCTGCCGGGCATGACCGACCGCGGCTGGGGCCGGATCCAGTACATCGCCAGCGATTCCGCGATCGTCATCCCGGCCGAGATGATCCACTATGGAGTGTCGAAGACGGCGCTGCTGGGCGTGTCCCGCGGGTTCGCCAAGCACGCGGCCGGAACCGGCGTCACGGTCAACGCCGTGATCGCCGGCCCGACCCACACCGGCGGCGTGGAGGACTTCGTGTACGAGCTGGTGGACAAGGACCTGCCGTGGGACGAGGCCCAGCGCGAGTTCATGAGGAAGCACCGCCCGCAGTCGCTCCTGCAGCGGCTGATCGAGCCGGAGGAGATCGCCCACATGGTGGTGTACTTGAGTTCCCCGTTCGCCTCGGCGACCACCGGCGCGGCCGTCCGCGTCGACGGCGGCTACGTCGACGCGATCGTGCCCTGA